Proteins encoded within one genomic window of Lysinibacillus louembei:
- a CDS encoding helix-turn-helix transcriptional regulator yields MELNKRQDAILQIVKENGPITGEHIAERLNLTRATLRPDLAILTMAGFLDARPRVGYFYAGKKNTMSLTDALTNLKVKDFQSVPVIVSENMTVYDAICHMFLEDVGTLFVADQHNYLQGVLSRKDLLRTSIGTQDLNKIPVHIIMTRMPNIAYCTKNDFLIEAAKKLIDREIDSMPVVNETVGGVEIIGRLTKTNVTKAFISLAQIHEL; encoded by the coding sequence ATCGAACTCAATAAACGTCAAGACGCTATTTTGCAAATCGTTAAAGAAAACGGACCGATTACAGGAGAGCATATTGCAGAGCGTTTAAATTTAACAAGAGCCACATTGAGACCAGACTTGGCAATTTTAACGATGGCAGGCTTTTTAGATGCAAGACCGCGTGTTGGTTATTTTTATGCAGGGAAAAAGAATACGATGTCACTAACGGATGCCCTTACGAATTTAAAGGTGAAGGATTTTCAATCAGTGCCTGTTATTGTTTCTGAAAATATGACGGTTTATGACGCTATTTGTCATATGTTTTTAGAGGATGTTGGGACATTATTTGTCGCAGATCAACACAATTATTTACAAGGGGTATTGTCGAGAAAAGATTTATTGCGTACGAGCATTGGCACGCAGGATTTAAATAAAATTCCTGTACATATTATTATGACGCGCATGCCGAATATTGCATACTGTACGAAAAATGATTTTTTAATTGAAGCAGCAAAAAAACTTATCGATCGTGAAATTGATTCAATGCCAGTTGTCAATGAAACGGTTGGCGGGGTTGAAATTATTGGGCGGCTAACGAAAACAAATGTGACAAAGGCATTTATTTCACTCGCACAAATTCATGAACTGTAG
- a CDS encoding glycine--tRNA ligase, which produces MTQKSMETIVSLAKHRGFVFPGSEIYGGLANTWDYGPLGVELKNNVKKAWWQKFVQESEHNVGLDAAILMNPKAWVASGHVGNFNDPMIDCKACKARHRADKLIEDASLEKTGKEIIVDGMSFDQMKAKMEELEVACPDCGKIDFTDIRQFNLMFKTFQGVTESSTNEIYLRPETAQGIFVNFKNVQRSMRKRTPFGIAQVGKSFRNEITPGNFTFRTREFEQMELEFFCKPGEDLEWHAYWKEFCKNWLLNLGMKQESMRLRDHEDDELSHYSNATTDIEFRFPFGWGELWGIADRTDYDLKQHMEHSGEDFTYIDPVTNERYVPYCIEPSLGADRVTLAFLCDAYDEEQLEGDDKRTVLRFHPALAPFKAAVLPLSKKLSEEASDVWADLRKAFPVDFDESQSIGKRYRRQDEIGTPFCITYDFDSKEDGQVTVRHRDSMDQIRMPISEVKDYISKHLQF; this is translated from the coding sequence ATGACACAAAAATCAATGGAAACAATCGTATCACTGGCAAAGCATCGTGGATTTGTCTTCCCAGGCTCTGAAATCTATGGTGGTTTAGCAAACACATGGGATTACGGTCCACTTGGTGTAGAATTAAAAAACAATGTAAAAAAAGCTTGGTGGCAAAAATTCGTGCAAGAATCTGAGCACAATGTCGGCTTAGATGCAGCAATTTTAATGAATCCAAAAGCATGGGTTGCTTCAGGTCACGTTGGCAACTTCAACGACCCAATGATTGACTGTAAAGCATGTAAAGCGCGTCATCGTGCAGACAAATTAATTGAGGACGCTTCTTTAGAAAAAACAGGTAAAGAAATTATCGTTGATGGTATGTCCTTTGATCAAATGAAAGCAAAAATGGAAGAGCTTGAAGTAGCTTGTCCAGATTGTGGTAAAATCGACTTCACAGATATTCGTCAATTTAACTTAATGTTTAAAACATTCCAAGGTGTAACAGAATCTTCGACAAATGAAATTTATTTACGCCCTGAAACAGCACAAGGTATTTTCGTCAACTTTAAAAACGTACAACGCTCTATGCGTAAACGTACACCATTTGGTATCGCACAGGTCGGTAAATCATTCCGTAACGAAATTACACCAGGTAACTTCACATTCCGTACACGTGAATTTGAGCAAATGGAGCTTGAATTTTTCTGCAAGCCAGGTGAAGATTTGGAATGGCACGCTTATTGGAAGGAGTTCTGTAAAAACTGGTTATTAAACCTTGGTATGAAGCAAGAATCCATGCGTTTACGCGACCATGAGGACGATGAGCTATCTCACTACTCAAACGCAACAACAGACATCGAATTCCGCTTCCCATTCGGCTGGGGCGAGCTATGGGGTATCGCTGATCGCACAGACTACGACTTAAAGCAGCATATGGAGCACTCAGGTGAAGACTTCACATACATCGATCCTGTAACAAACGAGCGCTATGTGCCATACTGTATCGAGCCATCATTAGGCGCTGACCGTGTCACATTAGCATTCCTATGCGACGCATACGATGAGGAGCAGCTAGAGGGCGATGACAAACGTACAGTATTACGTTTCCACCCTGCACTAGCACCATTCAAGGCAGCGGTACTACCTTTATCAAAAAAATTATCAGAAGAAGCAAGTGACGTATGGGCAGACTTACGCAAAGCCTTCCCTGTCGACTTCGATGAGTCACAATCTATCGGCAAACGCTACCGCCGCCAAGATGAAATCGGCACACCATTCTGCATCACATACGACTTCGACTCAAAAGAAGACGGCCAAGTGACAGTACGTCATAGAGATAGCATGGACCAAATCCGTATGCCGATATCGGAAGTTAAAGATTATATTTCAAAGCACTTACAATTTTAA
- a CDS encoding GNAT family N-acetyltransferase: protein MKIRQAKIEDAAGIAAVHVDSWRSTYQGIVAQSYLDSLSYSEREELWLTAIPYGHVFVAENEQGKIVGFATAGKERSGHYPAYQGELNAIYILAEYQGHGIGKALMRQAVQHLQEKGFTSMLVLVLENNPSTAFYEAIGGEKIDVIDVEIGGERLREAVYGWRTLPKISGL, encoded by the coding sequence ATGAAAATTCGACAAGCGAAAATAGAGGATGCGGCAGGGATTGCGGCTGTGCATGTAGATAGCTGGCGCTCAACCTATCAAGGCATTGTAGCACAAAGCTATTTAGATAGCTTATCCTATAGTGAGCGCGAGGAGCTTTGGCTTACAGCGATTCCATATGGGCATGTATTTGTCGCTGAAAATGAGCAAGGTAAAATCGTTGGCTTTGCAACCGCTGGTAAGGAGAGAAGTGGTCATTATCCAGCGTATCAAGGGGAGCTAAATGCAATTTATATTTTAGCAGAATACCAAGGACATGGAATTGGCAAAGCTTTAATGCGACAGGCGGTACAGCATTTGCAGGAAAAAGGCTTTACGTCAATGCTTGTGCTTGTGTTAGAAAATAATCCTTCCACAGCATTTTATGAGGCAATAGGTGGCGAAAAAATTGATGTGATCGATGTTGAAATTGGTGGCGAGCGTTTGCGTGAGGCTGTTTATGGCTGGCGTACGCTACCAAAAATTAGCGGCTTGTAG
- a CDS encoding methyl-accepting chemotaxis protein: protein MNRERAISREIKIWKSLIFKMILAVAVSLFISSHISEFVSKRVGEIIELDGVAGVVINTFISLFIGTVIIALCTRYIVLKRLKSVLKAMTQAADGDLTVRTNDRYKDEIGQLSSEFNHMLEQIGAVVDKANKASTDVTSYTKEFAAITEQSSTSVETISNSIQEMVTGTAGQLDKMKKMSELSDLINQEMEEVTAVVQGVADVATETSQKADSGLQLIEQTIDKMNTINQSVHESTEVVNALGEKTKEISSILALITSITDQTNLLALNASIEAARAGEAGKGFAVVAEEVRKLAEESGRAADDIRTLVDDILSQTSSAVTAINSGTRFVDEGRESVEQTGEAFKNIVDYVSNISQRTNEVTSIVRRVNEKTNETSHEANEIAEIAHGITASLHGIGLSAEQQAASNEEIASSANVLETMANDLQAEINQFKVK from the coding sequence ATGAATAGAGAAAGAGCAATTTCACGGGAAATTAAAATTTGGAAAAGTTTAATTTTCAAAATGATTTTAGCAGTGGCGGTAAGTTTATTTATTAGCTCACATATTTCAGAGTTCGTTAGTAAGCGAGTCGGGGAAATCATTGAGTTAGATGGTGTCGCAGGTGTTGTAATTAATACATTTATTTCTTTATTTATCGGTACGGTAATTATTGCGCTATGTACCCGCTATATTGTATTAAAGCGTCTTAAAAGTGTATTAAAGGCAATGACACAAGCGGCAGATGGCGATTTAACTGTGCGCACTAATGATCGTTATAAAGATGAGATTGGTCAATTATCATCCGAATTTAATCATATGTTAGAGCAAATTGGGGCAGTCGTTGACAAAGCAAATAAAGCATCAACAGATGTCACTTCCTATACAAAGGAATTCGCTGCAATTACAGAGCAAAGCAGTACATCTGTTGAAACAATTTCCAACTCAATTCAAGAAATGGTCACGGGGACTGCAGGACAGCTGGACAAGATGAAAAAAATGTCCGAATTATCGGATTTAATCAATCAAGAAATGGAAGAGGTAACAGCTGTTGTACAAGGTGTGGCGGACGTTGCAACAGAAACAAGCCAAAAGGCAGATTCAGGCTTACAATTAATTGAACAAACGATTGATAAAATGAATACAATTAATCAATCTGTGCATGAATCGACAGAGGTTGTCAATGCTTTAGGTGAAAAAACAAAGGAAATTAGCTCGATTTTAGCATTAATTACAAGCATTACAGATCAAACCAATTTGCTTGCTTTAAATGCTTCTATTGAAGCTGCACGTGCGGGTGAAGCAGGTAAAGGCTTTGCAGTTGTGGCGGAGGAAGTTAGAAAGCTAGCAGAGGAATCAGGAAGAGCCGCTGATGATATTCGCACATTAGTAGATGATATTTTAAGCCAAACATCTAGCGCAGTTACAGCAATTAATAGCGGTACGCGATTTGTAGATGAAGGCCGTGAGTCAGTGGAGCAAACAGGCGAAGCATTTAAAAACATTGTAGACTATGTATCTAATATTAGTCAGCGCACAAATGAAGTAACGAGCATTGTTCGCAGGGTCAATGAAAAGACGAATGAAACAAGTCACGAAGCAAATGAAATCGCAGAAATTGCCCATGGCATCACAGCAAGCCTACATGGGATCGGGCTTTCTGCTGAGCAACAAGCAGCATCCAATGAAGAAATTGCAAGCTCAGCCAATGTTTTAGAGACGATGGCGAATGATTTACAAGCGGAAATTAATCAATTTAAAGTGAAGTAA